In Sphingomonas sp. PAMC26645, one DNA window encodes the following:
- a CDS encoding nuclear transport factor 2 family protein: MTLLEQYIAGWRAHDVAAILATLAPDCVVIESFGPIYRGHDWVARWVSSWLAEDGHVIDWKVHHSGSSPEAETAEWTFHYTWRGDENTFDGVTIAKLHDGKLSYLREYATTAKLYDWRGEWQNF; encoded by the coding sequence ATGACACTACTAGAGCAATATATTGCCGGCTGGCGAGCACATGATGTGGCTGCGATCCTCGCAACGCTTGCCCCTGATTGCGTCGTCATTGAGAGCTTCGGACCGATCTACCGCGGGCACGATTGGGTAGCACGATGGGTCTCCTCGTGGCTGGCTGAGGACGGCCACGTGATCGACTGGAAGGTCCATCATTCAGGATCCTCACCCGAGGCTGAGACCGCGGAATGGACTTTCCACTACACGTGGCGTGGTGACGAAAACACGTTCGACGGTGTGACCATCGCCAAACTGCACGACGGCAAGCTTTCGTATTTACGTGAGTATGCCACAACGGCGAAGCTCTATGACTGGCGAGGTGAGTGGCAGAACTTCTGA
- a CDS encoding 3'-5' exonuclease, whose translation MASQINLDSGTTNNGSEVRILHPLKLREGSTGDGCARGSFVGVAVDVETTSLDAKTGKVIELALRRFRYDGAGIVTDIDQAFEWREDPGEPLTDEIRTLTGITDADLAGQEIDEDSATRLLQSASFVVAHNSAFDRSFIEMRLPEAKRLAWTCSLSQVDWRARGFDGRSLGYLLVQNGFYHCGHRASADVDALIQMLRHRNADGRTALAEMIERGSQSSWLVSAKGADFSVKDLLKQRGYRWSSGDRVWWREVDDKALKPERFWLAANVYCMEANPKATGPTVDRVTPRTRFLQER comes from the coding sequence ATGGCCAGCCAGATCAATCTCGATTCCGGGACGACGAACAATGGTAGTGAGGTTCGCATTCTGCATCCGCTGAAGTTGCGGGAAGGGTCGACCGGGGATGGCTGCGCTCGAGGGTCGTTCGTGGGCGTAGCGGTCGACGTCGAGACGACGAGCCTCGATGCCAAGACGGGCAAGGTGATAGAACTGGCGCTGCGCAGGTTCAGGTATGACGGTGCCGGTATCGTCACGGACATCGACCAGGCGTTCGAATGGCGCGAGGACCCAGGCGAGCCATTGACCGACGAGATTCGAACTCTCACGGGAATAACCGATGCCGATCTCGCTGGTCAGGAGATCGACGAGGACTCGGCGACGCGGTTGCTGCAATCGGCCAGTTTCGTCGTCGCGCACAATTCGGCCTTCGATCGCAGTTTCATCGAGATGCGTCTTCCCGAAGCGAAAAGGCTCGCATGGACCTGTTCGCTCTCGCAGGTCGACTGGAGAGCCCGGGGTTTCGATGGCCGGAGCCTGGGTTATCTGCTCGTCCAGAACGGGTTCTATCACTGCGGACATCGGGCGTCGGCGGATGTCGACGCGCTGATCCAGATGCTTCGCCACCGGAATGCCGATGGCCGCACGGCACTGGCGGAGATGATCGAGCGTGGCTCGCAGTCAAGCTGGCTCGTGAGCGCAAAGGGCGCAGACTTCTCCGTGAAGGACCTGTTGAAACAGCGGGGCTATCGCTGGTCGAGCGGCGATAGGGTCTGGTGGCGGGAGGTTGATGACAAGGCACTCAAGCCAGAGCGGTTCTGGCTGGCCGCCAACGTATACTGCATGGAGGCGAACCCGAAGGCTACCGGGCCAACGGTCGATCGCGTCACGCCGCGGACGCGCTTTCTCCAGGAACGGTGA
- a CDS encoding TonB-dependent receptor, with translation MPGSERARICLRPRTGKTGQKSYAMTSRGGIEMRSSKQRTLWLAGTVAAGAILPVQSALAQSAPQVEAPVAAGAEPVGGPTENALAQGDAATDIVVTGSRTVTNGYSSPTPVTVVTATQLANVQPQSLSQGLNQSPQFRNSASPQSNGSGTSVGSSLGASYLNLRGLGTQRTLVLLDGHRLTPTSFLGPTDIGLIPEGLISRVDVVTGGASAAYGSDAVSGVVNFALDTKFNGVKGVAQAGVSERGDAANQKVAITAGADVLGDRGHVLVSGEYYKNEGIFNYNGRDWARKGYAIIAVPGVTDLNKSPTNPRQVVVPNVRTSNGTYGGLITDTALRGTQFLPGGAPSPFTYGSLVSASTMQGGDGIDASRDIGLQPEQERFNLFSRFDYELTDNVSAYVQGIYGQDQVVFISGPGLQAGGSNQFTIFSDNAFLPTSIKDRMATAGVSSFHLGRFSRDTGLATYDNKNSTWQVNGGVKGRFGSGWKFDLFFSHGENRDRSVISNLPIVTNVYNAADAVVNPSNGQIVCRTTLTNPGNGCVPFNVFGDGSPSQAAVNYVTGTAYAVQKATQDNAGFSVTGEPLQLPAGPLSVAFGGEYRHNSASQTADALSTAVVPSNAGIRGLPAAQVGKVGLFDRANPQNFSGSNHVTEGFVEILAPVLHDLPLIHSLDVNGAVRYADYSTSGGVTTWKVGGTYEPFADFRLRATRSRDIRAPSLFELYLAPSPASTGGPITDPFNNNGVSSTINITVAGNRNLKPEVANTLSYGFVYRPHFIRGLGFSVDYWKVDISNAISQLFQTTPATNAQLLVNQCFAGNAVLCDAIHRTGGVITSVDNTYFNISRFTASGVDFELTYKTPGSSMFGLDDTSLAFRGVASYLHELSTQLPGGLVIDRAGDVGQAAAGSPHWTGTVDAELTHGGFSLFAQERFIQGGKIDNTLTASDININHVPSVFYTDLTLRQRVGGTDGTFEMFLTVNNLFDKDPPIDPRFQTFGTIPTNRSLYDVVGRQFTMGARFKF, from the coding sequence ATGCCTGGCAGCGAGCGGGCACGTATCTGTCTCCGCCCGAGGACCGGCAAAACCGGCCAGAAATCATACGCGATGACATCGCGGGGAGGAATTGAAATGCGGTCTTCGAAGCAGCGCACCCTCTGGCTCGCCGGCACCGTGGCGGCCGGCGCCATTCTTCCGGTTCAATCGGCTCTGGCCCAATCCGCTCCCCAGGTAGAGGCGCCTGTCGCGGCCGGAGCCGAACCCGTGGGCGGACCGACCGAGAATGCGCTGGCGCAGGGCGATGCCGCTACCGACATCGTGGTGACGGGATCGCGGACCGTGACGAACGGGTATTCGTCACCGACACCGGTCACGGTCGTGACCGCGACGCAGTTGGCGAACGTGCAGCCGCAATCGTTGTCGCAAGGGCTGAACCAGTCCCCGCAGTTTCGCAATTCGGCATCGCCGCAATCGAACGGATCGGGCACATCGGTAGGAAGTTCGCTCGGAGCGAGCTATCTGAACCTCCGTGGTCTCGGGACGCAGAGGACGCTCGTCCTGCTTGACGGCCACCGTCTCACTCCCACGTCGTTTCTCGGACCTACGGACATCGGGCTGATACCCGAAGGGCTCATCTCCCGCGTCGACGTCGTGACTGGTGGGGCGTCGGCGGCGTATGGCTCCGACGCGGTGTCCGGGGTCGTCAACTTCGCACTCGATACGAAGTTCAACGGTGTGAAAGGCGTGGCGCAAGCTGGCGTTTCGGAGCGCGGCGATGCCGCGAACCAGAAGGTCGCGATCACAGCCGGTGCGGACGTGCTGGGTGATCGAGGGCACGTGTTGGTGAGCGGCGAGTATTACAAGAACGAGGGGATCTTCAACTACAACGGTCGTGACTGGGCGAGAAAGGGGTACGCCATCATAGCTGTACCCGGCGTCACCGACCTGAACAAGTCGCCTACCAATCCGCGGCAGGTCGTCGTGCCTAACGTCCGCACCTCCAACGGCACCTATGGCGGGCTGATCACGGATACCGCGTTGAGGGGAACCCAGTTCCTGCCGGGCGGCGCGCCATCACCCTTCACCTATGGAAGCCTGGTGTCCGCTTCCACGATGCAGGGCGGCGACGGGATCGATGCGTCCCGTGACATCGGCCTTCAACCCGAGCAGGAGCGGTTCAACCTCTTCAGCCGGTTCGACTACGAACTCACGGATAACGTCAGTGCCTACGTCCAAGGCATCTACGGGCAGGACCAGGTCGTGTTCATCTCCGGCCCGGGCCTCCAGGCAGGGGGCAGCAATCAGTTCACCATCTTCAGCGACAACGCCTTTCTACCGACCAGCATCAAGGATCGCATGGCGACGGCGGGTGTCTCATCATTCCATCTTGGGCGCTTCAGCCGAGACACGGGGCTGGCGACGTACGACAACAAGAACTCGACGTGGCAGGTCAATGGCGGCGTTAAGGGGAGGTTCGGGAGCGGCTGGAAGTTCGATCTTTTCTTCTCGCACGGTGAAAATCGCGATCGGTCGGTGATCTCGAACCTTCCGATCGTAACCAACGTCTACAATGCGGCCGATGCAGTCGTGAACCCTTCAAACGGGCAGATCGTCTGCCGCACGACGCTCACGAACCCCGGCAACGGTTGCGTACCGTTCAACGTCTTTGGCGATGGTTCGCCTTCCCAAGCGGCGGTGAACTACGTCACCGGCACGGCCTATGCCGTGCAGAAGGCGACGCAGGACAACGCAGGCTTCTCCGTGACCGGCGAGCCGCTCCAGTTGCCCGCGGGGCCGCTGTCGGTGGCGTTCGGGGGGGAATATCGTCACAATTCCGCAAGTCAGACCGCCGATGCGCTTTCCACGGCGGTAGTTCCTTCGAATGCGGGAATCCGAGGTCTTCCGGCCGCACAGGTCGGCAAGGTCGGCCTGTTCGACCGCGCAAATCCGCAGAACTTTTCTGGATCGAACCACGTGACGGAGGGTTTCGTCGAGATCCTGGCACCCGTGCTTCACGACCTGCCGCTGATTCACTCCCTCGACGTCAACGGTGCCGTCCGATACGCCGACTACAGCACGAGCGGCGGGGTCACGACCTGGAAGGTCGGTGGAACCTATGAACCGTTCGCCGACTTCCGACTGCGGGCAACCCGATCGCGAGACATCCGTGCACCTTCGCTGTTCGAACTCTATCTGGCACCGAGTCCCGCCTCGACCGGCGGTCCCATCACCGATCCCTTCAATAACAACGGGGTGTCCTCGACGATAAACATCACCGTTGCGGGCAACCGCAACCTGAAACCCGAGGTCGCCAACACCCTGAGCTACGGGTTCGTCTACCGACCCCATTTCATCCGAGGCCTGGGATTTTCCGTCGATTACTGGAAGGTCGACATCTCAAACGCGATCAGTCAGCTGTTTCAGACGACGCCTGCCACCAACGCCCAGTTGCTCGTCAATCAGTGCTTCGCAGGGAATGCCGTGCTGTGCGACGCCATTCACCGTACCGGCGGGGTGATTACGTCGGTCGACAACACCTACTTCAACATCAGCCGTTTCACCGCCTCGGGCGTGGATTTCGAGCTGACCTACAAGACGCCCGGGTCGTCGATGTTCGGTCTTGACGATACGTCGTTGGCGTTCCGTGGAGTCGCCTCCTATCTTCACGAACTATCTACGCAGCTACCTGGAGGCCTCGTCATCGATCGAGCCGGAGATGTGGGCCAGGCTGCCGCTGGTAGCCCTCATTGGACCGGTACAGTCGACGCGGAACTCACGCATGGAGGCTTCTCGTTGTTCGCGCAGGAACGCTTCATTCAGGGCGGCAAGATCGACAACACCCTGACCGCTAGCGACATCAACATTAATCACGTGCCAAGCGTATTCTACACCGATCTGACGCTTCGTCAGAGGGTCGGAGGTACTGACGGTACGTTCGAGATGTTCCTCACGGTCAATAACCTGTTCGATAAAGATCCGCCTATCGACCCTCGCTTTCAAACCTTCGGGACGATCCCGACTAACCGTAGCCTCTACGACGTTGTGGGGCGACAGTTCACGATGGGCGCGAGGTTCAAATTCTAG
- a CDS encoding citrate synthase yields the protein MEKGHRAESEYVRAEEAAAILGVSVTTLYVYVGRKGLRTRGVPGSRVREYLKADLEREVLRKATPRASSVDATLDSIVTQITAQGPMYRGRSAIELSEGATVEETAAILWNVPVGQAFTEQMPKGSAAFDKLAPLLNDYNGLDRATALLHTLEEADSRSFDLSPAGMARTGADIMRWLSAILFGSLTPGVAPIHEIVAGALALDERRAEIVRRLLVLAADHGLEPGARAVRAVASTGVTPWRTVTAGLLVAAGRQSWFGYAAAVGRLVDEILDSADVRLPLVTRLRQGERVPGFGSALYGGRDPRGRALLAACVSILPADHDIDKLQSALEMMREWNGGEPDFPFARAFVMRKLGSDRSDPLYPLARSAGWIAHSIEQYAIEDRMRPGRDQSLALRDDASHHVI from the coding sequence ATGGAGAAGGGACACAGGGCTGAGAGCGAGTACGTGCGCGCGGAGGAGGCTGCGGCCATCCTGGGCGTCAGCGTGACGACGCTCTACGTCTATGTCGGTCGCAAGGGACTGCGTACTCGCGGCGTGCCGGGTTCGAGAGTACGCGAATATCTGAAGGCGGATCTCGAGCGGGAGGTCCTTCGGAAGGCTACGCCCCGCGCGTCATCGGTCGATGCCACCCTCGACAGCATCGTGACGCAGATCACGGCGCAGGGACCGATGTACCGGGGACGCAGCGCCATCGAGCTCTCGGAAGGCGCGACGGTGGAAGAGACTGCGGCCATCCTTTGGAACGTACCCGTTGGTCAGGCCTTCACGGAGCAGATGCCCAAGGGGTCGGCGGCATTCGATAAGCTTGCCCCCCTTCTGAACGACTACAACGGGCTCGATCGAGCTACCGCCCTCCTTCATACGCTGGAGGAGGCGGATTCCCGCTCGTTCGATCTTTCGCCAGCAGGAATGGCGCGAACCGGAGCCGACATCATGCGCTGGCTTTCAGCGATATTGTTCGGAAGTCTGACGCCGGGCGTCGCCCCGATCCACGAGATCGTGGCCGGTGCCCTGGCCTTGGACGAACGCCGTGCAGAGATCGTCCGACGGTTGCTGGTACTCGCTGCCGATCACGGACTGGAACCCGGTGCCAGGGCGGTGCGCGCCGTAGCGAGCACCGGCGTCACGCCATGGCGCACCGTGACCGCCGGGCTGCTGGTCGCCGCGGGTCGACAAAGCTGGTTCGGCTACGCCGCGGCCGTGGGCCGACTCGTCGATGAGATCCTCGACAGCGCGGACGTGCGGCTGCCACTGGTAACACGTCTTCGCCAAGGCGAACGCGTTCCGGGCTTCGGTTCCGCGCTGTATGGCGGTCGCGACCCCCGCGGTCGCGCGTTGCTGGCTGCATGCGTCTCGATTCTTCCGGCCGACCACGACATCGACAAGCTACAGTCAGCGCTAGAGATGATGCGCGAGTGGAACGGCGGCGAGCCTGATTTTCCCTTCGCCCGCGCCTTCGTGATGCGCAAGCTGGGGTCGGACCGGTCCGACCCCCTCTACCCGCTGGCCCGTTCGGCCGGGTGGATCGCACATTCGATCGAGCAATACGCGATCGAGGACCGAATGCGCCCCGGGCGGGATCAGTCCTTGGCGCTGCGCGACGATGCGAGCCATCACGTGATCTGA
- a CDS encoding CoA transferase: MTTQPLTGLKVIDAATLFAGPVAAMLLGDYGADVLKIEHPRGDPARTHGPSKDGRSLWWTMMGRNKRAMTLNIGRPEGAEIFRRLASKADIIIENFRPGTLERWGLGYDVLSADNPGLILVRVTGFGQFGPHSHRPGFGTLAEAMSGFADMTGQPDGPPTLPPFGLADGITGFAAAFAAMTAVNSRTRTGRGQVIDIALIEPILTILGTQAVVYDQLGIIPDRTGNRSRANAPRNTYETKDKRWLAISTSSDSIAERLMRLVGADDLVDQPWFSSARGRVEHVEDIDERVAAWIAERTADEAVLAIEAAEAAVAPVYNIADIFADPQFAALKTIIPVNDPVLGDVRMQNVMFRMSRDSGAIHFTGRELGADNQDVLGQELGLSSEEIARLKETGTI; the protein is encoded by the coding sequence GTGACCACCCAACCGCTCACCGGCCTTAAGGTCATAGACGCCGCGACGTTGTTCGCGGGCCCGGTCGCAGCCATGCTGCTCGGCGATTACGGCGCGGACGTTCTCAAGATCGAGCATCCTCGCGGGGATCCGGCACGTACCCACGGGCCGAGCAAGGACGGCCGCTCCCTCTGGTGGACGATGATGGGGCGTAACAAGCGCGCGATGACGCTCAACATCGGCCGACCCGAGGGTGCGGAGATCTTCCGGCGGCTGGCAAGCAAGGCCGACATCATCATTGAGAACTTCCGCCCCGGCACGCTTGAGCGTTGGGGACTTGGCTACGACGTGCTTTCAGCGGACAATCCCGGCCTGATACTCGTACGCGTCACTGGCTTTGGTCAGTTCGGGCCTCATTCCCATCGGCCGGGCTTCGGCACCCTAGCAGAGGCCATGAGCGGTTTCGCCGACATGACCGGGCAGCCGGACGGGCCACCAACGCTTCCTCCCTTCGGTCTCGCCGACGGAATTACCGGGTTCGCCGCGGCGTTCGCCGCCATGACCGCAGTGAACAGCCGGACGCGTACCGGTCGAGGGCAGGTCATCGACATCGCCCTGATCGAACCGATCCTCACGATACTCGGCACCCAGGCGGTCGTCTATGATCAACTGGGCATCATCCCGGACCGGACCGGCAATCGTTCGCGCGCCAATGCGCCCCGCAACACCTACGAGACCAAGGACAAGCGCTGGCTTGCCATCTCCACTTCGTCGGATTCGATTGCTGAGAGACTCATGCGGCTGGTCGGAGCGGACGATCTGGTTGATCAGCCATGGTTCTCGAGCGCACGAGGTCGTGTCGAGCACGTCGAGGACATCGATGAGCGGGTGGCCGCTTGGATAGCTGAACGGACCGCCGACGAGGCCGTTCTGGCGATCGAAGCAGCCGAGGCTGCCGTGGCACCGGTCTACAACATCGCGGACATCTTTGCCGATCCGCAGTTCGCCGCTTTGAAGACCATCATACCGGTAAACGACCCGGTCCTGGGGGACGTACGTATGCAGAACGTTATGTTCCGTATGTCGCGGGACAGCGGGGCGATCCACTTCACCGGCCGCGAACTTGGCGCCGACAACCAGGATGTACTCGGTCAGGAACTGGGTCTCAGTTCGGAAGAGATTGCGAGACTTAAGGAAACCGGCACGATCTGA
- a CDS encoding cyclase family protein produces the protein MNLLTPQKILEGAREVVAGRSFCLSLPLDLPGGNVGNLRRHPPRLFAAVQDEASVYNRVVGTSVVSDDAVLLYTQYSTQWDSFAHAGSLFDADDDGIAEPVYYNGWRAGETVVAPTETPGVEPWARFEGPHAHELGVDAFAVTGLQGRGVLVDLHARYGRDQHAVTGDELLRIMAEDRISVEPGDILCLYTGYDGVILEMGGRPTRDALHGTCSGLDGGDPQLQDWIRESGVAAIASDNRAVEIMPSPRAASGGISAPLHELCLFKLGIPLGEMWMLHELADWLRTNGRSRFLLTAPPLRLPGAVGSPVSPVATV, from the coding sequence TTGAACCTTCTGACCCCGCAGAAGATTCTCGAGGGTGCGCGCGAGGTGGTGGCCGGTCGGTCGTTCTGCTTGAGTCTTCCGCTCGATCTCCCGGGTGGGAACGTCGGCAACCTCCGCCGACACCCGCCGCGCTTGTTCGCAGCCGTCCAGGACGAGGCAAGCGTCTACAACAGGGTCGTGGGAACCAGCGTCGTCAGCGACGACGCAGTATTGCTCTACACGCAATACTCGACGCAGTGGGACAGCTTCGCGCATGCCGGCAGCCTGTTCGACGCCGACGACGACGGCATCGCGGAACCGGTCTACTACAACGGCTGGCGCGCAGGCGAGACGGTCGTCGCGCCGACCGAGACGCCGGGTGTTGAGCCGTGGGCAAGGTTCGAAGGTCCCCATGCGCACGAGCTCGGCGTGGATGCCTTCGCGGTGACGGGGCTGCAGGGCCGCGGCGTGCTGGTTGATCTTCACGCGCGATACGGCCGCGATCAGCATGCCGTGACTGGCGACGAGCTGCTTCGGATCATGGCGGAAGATCGGATCAGCGTCGAACCTGGCGACATCCTATGTCTGTATACGGGTTACGACGGGGTCATCCTCGAGATGGGTGGTCGTCCGACGCGCGACGCCCTTCATGGCACTTGTTCGGGGCTCGATGGCGGCGATCCCCAGCTGCAGGACTGGATACGCGAGAGCGGAGTCGCGGCGATCGCCTCCGACAATCGCGCGGTGGAGATCATGCCGTCGCCACGCGCCGCCTCCGGCGGGATTTCGGCGCCGCTCCATGAACTCTGCCTGTTCAAGCTCGGAATCCCGCTTGGTGAGATGTGGATGCTTCACGAGTTGGCGGACTGGCTGAGGACGAACGGCCGTTCCCGTTTCCTGCTCACGGCGCCGCCGCTGCGCCTGCCCGGAGCGGTGGGCTCGCCGGTCAGCCCCGTCGCCACGGTTTGA
- a CDS encoding MmgE/PrpD family protein yields the protein MIASIDRRRLLTAGVFGAAGLATLHWPVAAMATTALPLADRLARYAEELSYADLDADTLEAVRIHLVDTFGCALGALDEPVVKAAFAVASAQTGGTATLIGSARRTSAELAAFANGAAIRFSDLNDGYAGKEIGHPSDLISACLAVAQVERRSIRDFIVSVVLAYEIECRLFDGAAISPRGWDHPTYTPVAAALAAGKLMRLPVAQLTQSVNLALISNVAMNQTRVQVISAWKGLADAGATRNGIFAATLARAGITGPSPIFEGDAGFEKMVAGTPMQVDTATFGRRGVRFRLLDCLIKPFPSQGHTLTAVAAAIELSREIPDKTLIRTVSVETSKPGYLITGKERDKWAPTTRETADHSMPYVVARALLDGEISSASYSLEKLSTPDVMALMAKISVVEDPAMTAKLPKQLANRVTVTLASGKTLTREIDDLPGSPQRPLTRADAEAKFWRAAGPAISRPQGARLLARLWTLETAPDVDSVMAAAQRDGRRD from the coding sequence ATGATCGCATCAATCGACCGTCGGCGCCTGCTGACTGCTGGAGTTTTCGGAGCGGCCGGGCTCGCGACTCTTCACTGGCCCGTCGCCGCAATGGCGACCACGGCGCTGCCGCTTGCCGATCGGCTCGCACGCTACGCGGAAGAGCTGTCCTACGCAGACCTCGATGCCGACACCCTTGAGGCGGTTCGCATCCACCTGGTCGACACGTTCGGATGCGCGCTGGGCGCGCTGGACGAACCGGTCGTCAAAGCCGCTTTCGCGGTGGCCTCGGCGCAGACCGGCGGAACCGCCACGCTGATCGGTTCCGCGCGGCGCACCTCGGCGGAACTCGCCGCGTTCGCGAACGGCGCCGCGATCCGGTTCTCCGACCTGAACGATGGCTATGCCGGCAAGGAGATCGGCCATCCGAGCGATCTCATCTCCGCCTGCCTCGCGGTGGCGCAGGTCGAGCGTCGATCGATCCGCGATTTCATCGTCTCGGTCGTCTTGGCCTACGAAATCGAATGCCGCCTCTTCGACGGTGCCGCGATCTCCCCTCGCGGTTGGGACCACCCCACGTACACGCCGGTCGCCGCCGCGCTGGCGGCTGGAAAGCTCATGCGCCTGCCGGTTGCGCAACTCACCCAGTCGGTCAACCTGGCGTTGATCAGCAATGTCGCGATGAACCAGACGCGGGTCCAGGTCATCTCCGCGTGGAAGGGGCTCGCCGACGCTGGAGCCACGCGCAACGGGATCTTCGCCGCCACGCTCGCCCGAGCCGGGATCACCGGCCCGAGCCCGATCTTCGAGGGTGATGCAGGCTTCGAGAAGATGGTGGCCGGCACGCCGATGCAGGTCGACACCGCGACCTTCGGTCGGCGAGGCGTTCGCTTTCGACTGCTCGACTGTCTCATCAAGCCGTTCCCCTCCCAAGGGCATACGCTGACTGCCGTCGCGGCGGCGATCGAACTGTCTCGTGAGATTCCCGATAAGACCCTAATTCGAACCGTGTCGGTCGAGACCTCGAAGCCGGGTTATCTCATCACGGGCAAGGAGCGCGACAAGTGGGCGCCGACCACCCGCGAGACTGCCGATCATTCCATGCCTTACGTCGTGGCGCGAGCCTTGCTCGACGGTGAGATCTCCAGCGCCAGCTATTCCTTGGAGAAGCTGTCGACGCCCGATGTCATGGCGTTGATGGCGAAGATCAGCGTTGTCGAGGATCCCGCCATGACGGCCAAGCTGCCGAAGCAGCTCGCCAATCGCGTCACCGTGACGCTCGCATCCGGGAAGACCCTGACCCGCGAGATCGACGACCTTCCCGGATCACCGCAACGACCGCTGACGCGGGCGGATGCCGAAGCGAAATTCTGGCGCGCCGCCGGACCCGCCATATCCCGCCCGCAGGGAGCCCGACTGTTGGCGCGGCTGTGGACACTCGAAACCGCGCCTGACGTCGATTCCGTCATGGCTGCCGCGCAACGCGATGGACGGAGGGATTGA
- a CDS encoding MFS transporter: protein MFAAQDDAGPDEVHGAIEGSSWVREISSGGWWVLLSATLAWTFEVYDLAIISVLTPVLLKVFHLTKAEMGLVTSAAAFGSIIGGIAFGYIADRFGRVRTLYAAILIYSAFTGLILFSSGLTELLILRFLGGLGMGGAWAAGAALVAESLPPRHRGKGGAIMQSGLPLGQILAIALSAVVTQASGGLEGGAWRWLIGFGALPAIILLPIILRTPESPIWLAGRNTPRTGTKSTGRLFTRELLIAFIFIFFVQFVFWGVSSWTPTFLVTVKHMTFLKSLGFLLAQQIGTLLGFVALAALIDRIGRRYTFLLYLLIGAAALGVFIFADQPQLLLLATSLVGFGLGGIFGGLGPFLAELLSSSGNRAFGMALAYNGGRTGALIAPVLVGAMGNTEAGFQLGMSLTGVALVAAAITIVFAPETKGRVLS from the coding sequence ATGTTTGCTGCACAGGATGATGCGGGACCAGACGAAGTACACGGCGCGATCGAGGGGAGCTCGTGGGTTCGTGAGATCTCAAGCGGCGGCTGGTGGGTTCTGCTTTCCGCAACGCTTGCCTGGACGTTCGAGGTATACGACCTCGCGATCATTTCCGTACTGACGCCAGTCCTGCTCAAGGTGTTCCACCTCACGAAAGCGGAGATGGGACTGGTCACGAGCGCGGCGGCGTTCGGCAGCATCATAGGTGGCATCGCGTTCGGCTACATCGCCGATCGCTTCGGACGCGTCCGCACGCTGTATGCCGCGATCCTGATTTATTCGGCGTTTACGGGCTTGATACTCTTCTCCTCGGGTCTGACCGAACTCCTCATCCTGCGGTTCCTCGGCGGTCTTGGTATGGGAGGCGCGTGGGCAGCCGGTGCGGCCCTCGTGGCGGAAAGCCTCCCGCCCCGTCACCGTGGAAAGGGCGGAGCGATCATGCAATCGGGTCTGCCACTCGGCCAGATACTCGCCATCGCACTCAGCGCAGTGGTCACGCAGGCTTCTGGCGGGCTCGAAGGCGGCGCATGGCGATGGCTGATCGGTTTTGGAGCGCTGCCGGCGATCATCCTTCTCCCGATCATACTCCGCACGCCGGAATCGCCGATCTGGCTCGCTGGTCGAAACACGCCGCGGACCGGCACGAAGTCGACCGGCAGGCTGTTCACCAGGGAGTTGCTGATCGCCTTCATATTCATCTTCTTCGTGCAGTTCGTGTTCTGGGGCGTCTCGTCCTGGACTCCGACGTTCCTGGTCACGGTCAAGCACATGACGTTCCTGAAGAGCCTGGGTTTCCTGTTGGCGCAGCAGATCGGCACGCTCCTTGGGTTCGTCGCGTTGGCGGCGTTGATCGACCGCATCGGACGTCGCTACACCTTTCTCCTGTATCTCCTCATCGGGGCGGCTGCGCTCGGCGTGTTCATCTTCGCCGACCAACCCCAGTTGCTGCTACTCGCCACGTCGCTCGTGGGCTTCGGGCTCGGCGGCATATTCGGCGGGCTGGGCCCCTTCCTAGCCGAACTGTTGTCGTCGAGCGGAAATAGGGCGTTCGGCATGGCGCTGGCCTACAACGGAGGCCGTACCGGCGCACTCATCGCGCCGGTGCTAGTCGGGGCCATGGGGAATACCGAGGCGGGGTTCCAGCTCGGCATGTCCCTGACGGGAGTTGCGCTGGTTGCCGCTGCCATCACTATCGTGTTTGCGCCGGAGACGAAGGGACGCGTGCTGTCGTGA